The proteins below are encoded in one region of Peptoniphilus sp. GNH:
- a CDS encoding spermidine/putrescine ABC transporter substrate-binding protein has protein sequence MKRFFRIAMIFCLFILLTSCKSNTQNSLRVYNWGDYIDPITLTMFEREFGVKVTYETFSSNEDLYVKVKKSSDSYDVIVPSDYMIERMIAENLIQKIDFKNVPNFAGVFEDIKNPDFDPTNEYSIPYFWGTVGIIYNKKLIDYPVSGFKDLWDKRNVGKIIMYNSIRDAIAVALKYKGYSVNTTDKAALMEAKDALMEQKPLVYAYLADEGRDVIVQEDAAIGLMYSGDALMMMEENKNLDYVIPKEGTNLWYDSFAIPKNAKNKDLAEKFINFMLRPEISAINTEYCVGYTSPVIKTRELLRPELRDSKVIYPSRDDLKKMEVYKNIPEILPIYDRIWTEVIATMK, from the coding sequence ATGAAAAGATTTTTTAGAATAGCTATGATTTTTTGCCTCTTTATACTCTTAACTTCTTGTAAATCAAATACGCAAAACAGTCTTAGAGTCTATAACTGGGGAGACTATATAGATCCTATAACTCTTACAATGTTTGAAAGAGAATTTGGGGTAAAGGTAACTTATGAGACCTTCTCTTCAAATGAAGATCTTTATGTAAAAGTAAAAAAATCATCTGACTCTTATGATGTCATAGTCCCATCTGACTACATGATAGAGAGGATGATTGCAGAAAACCTTATACAAAAAATAGACTTCAAAAATGTTCCTAATTTCGCAGGCGTATTTGAAGATATAAAAAATCCAGATTTTGATCCAACAAATGAGTATTCTATACCATATTTTTGGGGTACTGTTGGAATTATTTATAACAAAAAGCTAATCGATTATCCAGTAAGTGGCTTTAAAGACCTTTGGGACAAAAGAAATGTTGGGAAAATAATCATGTATAACTCAATAAGAGATGCCATAGCTGTTGCTCTGAAGTACAAGGGTTATTCGGTAAATACAACGGACAAGGCTGCTCTTATGGAGGCAAAAGATGCTCTTATGGAGCAAAAACCTTTAGTATATGCTTATCTAGCTGACGAGGGTCGGGATGTAATAGTTCAAGAGGATGCTGCAATCGGTCTTATGTACTCTGGCGATGCACTTATGATGATGGAAGAAAATAAAAATTTGGACTATGTAATTCCCAAAGAGGGGACAAACCTTTGGTATGATTCGTTCGCTATTCCTAAAAATGCAAAAAATAAGGACTTGGCTGAGAAATTTATTAATTTCATGCTAAGACCCGAAATTTCAGCTATAAATACTGAGTATTGCGTAGGATATACATCTCCAGTTATTAAAACTAGAGAACTTTTAAGGCCTGAATTGAGAGATTCTAAAGTAATATATCCATCGAGGGACGACTTAAAAAAAATGGAAGTTTACAAGAATATACCTGAAATTTTGCCAATTTACGATAGAATATGGACAGAGGTAATAGCTACAATGAAATAA
- a CDS encoding ABC transporter permease: MVKGIKNFIKDFYMVLIFIFLYAPIAVLIVFSFNDSKIRGAWSGFTLRWYRELLYDPIILKSLYTTMVIALIATLVSTFIGTLASIGIFYMKKGFIKNSILDINYLPVLNPDIVTAVALMGLFAFFSFDLGFTSLAISHIVFCIPYVILSIMPKLYQLDKNMVEAAMDLGAKPWYAIRHVIIPQIKPGIITGALMAFTLSIDDFVVSFFTTGQGVSNLSITIYSMAKKGINPSINALSTIMFAVLLCLLLIINKRTFTSAKSRRLK, encoded by the coding sequence ATGGTAAAAGGAATCAAAAATTTCATTAAAGATTTTTATATGGTGCTGATTTTTATTTTTCTTTATGCCCCCATAGCAGTGCTTATAGTATTTTCATTTAATGACTCTAAGATAAGAGGTGCCTGGTCAGGATTTACACTTAGATGGTATAGAGAGCTTTTATATGATCCAATAATATTAAAATCTCTCTACACGACTATGGTAATCGCCCTAATCGCAACTTTGGTGTCAACTTTTATAGGTACCTTGGCATCAATTGGTATTTTTTATATGAAAAAAGGATTTATAAAAAATTCCATATTAGATATAAATTATCTACCGGTTTTAAATCCAGATATAGTGACAGCCGTAGCTTTAATGGGTTTGTTTGCTTTCTTTTCATTCGACTTGGGATTTACAAGTCTTGCAATTTCTCACATAGTATTTTGCATACCATATGTTATTTTATCTATTATGCCAAAGCTCTATCAGCTTGATAAGAATATGGTAGAAGCAGCAATGGATCTGGGGGCAAAGCCTTGGTATGCAATTAGGCATGTTATAATACCTCAGATAAAACCTGGGATTATAACAGGAGCTCTTATGGCATTCACACTCTCGATAGATGATTTTGTGGTTAGCTTTTTTACAACGGGACAAGGTGTGTCAAATCTTTCCATAACAATCTACTCAATGGCAAAAAAGGGTATCAATCCTTCAATAAATGCATTATCCACAATAATGTTTGCTGTTTTACTGTGCCTTTTGTTGATTATTAACAAGAGAACTTTTACAAGTGCCAAGTCTAGGAGGCTAAAATGA